The following nucleotide sequence is from Myxococcus stipitatus.
TCGGACGGCAACCTCACGGCCCGCACCACCGTGGAGGGGACTGCTCCGAGCGAGACGTATGCCTACGGGCAGAACGGCGCGCCGCCGCATGCGGTCACCCAGGGGCCCCTGGGGGCGTATGGCTATGACGCGCGAGGCTTCCGCGTGTCGGCGCCGGGTGGCACCACGGTGCAGTACACGGTGGCGGGGTTGCCCCACCACATCCAGCGCGGTACCGAGTCACTGTCCTTCCAGTACGACGCCTTCGACGCGCGCGTCCGCAAGGTGAACGCCAACGGCGACTCGACCGTCTCCGTGGAGGGTGGACTGTACGAGAAGAGTGTGCAGGGCAGCGTCGTCAGCCATGTCCTGTCCGTGACGGCGGGAGGGCTGCCCGTGGCCCGGGTGACGCTGACGCAGCTGGGCAGCGGACCCACCGGGCGCAGCGTGTCCTACGTCCATCGGGATCCGCTGGGCAGCGTCGAGTCGATCTCGAACGCGCAGGGAGCCCTGGTGACGCGGATGAAGTTCGACCCGTTCGGTCGCCGCGTGTTCCCGCAGGCGCTCGCCGCGAATGCCGCGCCGGTGGTCCAGCAGGCGTCGCACGAGGGCTTCACCGGCCACCAGCATGACGACGAGCTGGGGCTCGTCGACATGAAGGGGCGCGTCTACGACCCGATGGTGGGGCGCTTCCTCTCACCGGACCCGTTCATCCAGTCGCCCTTCCGGAGCCAGTCGCACAACCGCTATTCCTACGTGTGGAACAACCCGCTGCGCATGGTGGACCCGAGCGGCTTCATGGCCCGGAACATCACCTGTGGCGAGACGCCGGACCAGGGCTGCTCGGAGACCGTCGACGTGGGCGGGCCCGCGGATGACGGCGTGGGTGACACCACCATCTACGGTCCCTACATCGGCTGGCAGAACGACACCTGGTACACGACGGGGCCGGATGGTCGGCGCCGCTCACCGGGGCGCGTGCCGGGCACCGTCACGGCCGGGGAGCTGGAGGCCATGTCCGCCGAGGCCCGGCGCGACTTCTTCCGGGACAACTCCGTGGATGGCCGTGTGCCGAAGAACTTCGGCACGGATGAGCTGGACGCGGCGGCCGAGGAGCTCAACGACCAAGCCCAGACGGGGATGGTGGAGATCCTGAAGCAGCTGCGCAGCGTGGTGGGAACCGGAGGGGGGGCATCGGCCGTGGTTCCTCCCTTCAAGGGCACCGCGGGCGCCATCGCGGTGGCGAACTGGAAGAGCGTCAAGCAGTTCGGCCACACCTTCTCTCGCCACGGCGCGGGCATGAAGAACACGGAGAACCTGTTGGGCCGCGCGAGAGGGACTGGCGATGCCCAGGGGCAGTGGCTCAACAATCAGAAGGCCGCTGACTTCCTGAGCCAGGTGAAGCTCAGCGGGAAGGACGTGCAGCGGGTCCAGATTCCCGAGGGCCTGGGGCAGGTCATCCGTCCGGACGGGGCCATCGTCCCGGCGAACTGGGCCAACGTCGTTCCCAGCCGGACAGGCATCTTGACGGCCTATCCGATTCTGCCCTGATCGAGCGAAATGCGATTCGCACTCGACATCGGCCGGCGGCAGGAACTGCCTGGGCTTCAGGTCCGCGACGACGAGGAACTGGATGATGTCCGGTCCATCCTCGCTGACGTGTGCGCGGCCCTCTCGGAGGTGGGGGCCGTGGACTTCGTCGCCTCGGGCTTCGGGCAGGCACGCTGGCCAGTCGATGTCGGGACGGATCTCCCCGTGTTCCTAGAGCAGTTACCCGAGGCGCTGGACGCCCTCGACGCGGGGCGTGAGTTCACGCTCGACTTCTATGAGCAGGGGCTGGAGCGGACCCTCCGATTCCAGCCAGTGGCCGGCGGCTATCGCGTTCGATGCGAGAGCCATACGGCGTGGAAGCCCGCTCCGGAGGTGGAGGTCATCGAATCGAGAGGACTGCGGACGATGCTCGTGGACGTCCGGAGTCGCTTCATGGAGGTCCTCGCGGCGGCGGCGCCCCAGGTCGCCGCGCATGCCTGGGTGCGAGCCTGGGCCGGAGAGGCGTGATAGAGCCGGGGCCAGCGAGTCGCGAGCCTCCTTCGCGACACCGGAGACCTCGATTCTCTTCTCCGGGCGCACGCTCCCACTCTGGGGGTGCCGTGCCAGCCACGAACAGCTCCTCGTCGTCGCCGGGGACCTGGAGGTCATCGAGACCGACCTCGCCGCCCACGAGCCGGGCCCGCGCTGACTCAGGCCGCCGTGCCCGCGTCCAGCCCCAGCCGGACATCCACGAAGCTGTACGGGGCCCACGGCCCCGTGAAGCGGAACGCGTAGAGGTCCGAGCGGGCCGCCAGCATCCGGACCTTCGCCTCGAAGTCCTGCACCCGCTCCCGCATCACCAGGAACGCCGCGTTGAGCAGCATCCGCTCCCCCACGGGCGACGCGGTCCGCGAGGCCACCGACAGCGAGCGCAGCCCCTCCATCAGCGCGGCCATGTCCAGCGAGGCGCGCGTCTCCACCGCGCTCCCCACCCGCCGCTCGTGCTCGTGCTCGGATTCGCCCTCGCGACGCTTGAGCGCCGCGTCCTCGCCCTCCATCCGCCGGGCGAGGTGCTCGCGGTGGTGGAGCACCTTCAACCCCAGCTCCACCTTGCCCTCCAGCGCCTCCAGCGCTCCCAGGAGCGCGTCCCTGGCCGCACGCAACAGCGCGCGCACCTGCGCCTCCGAGGGCAACACCGTGCCGAACGCCACCGGCAACACCGTGTGCTCACGCAGCACCACCTCCGTGGCCCGCTGGTGCGCCAGCAGGTTCGCCCGCGTCGGCCCCACCCTCAGCCCTGGCGCGTCGGAGACCAGCGCCGCGAGCCCGCCCTCGTGCACCGCGCGCACGTCCGCCGGCGGCATCCCCAACCCGATGCTCCCGAAGTCCAGCCCACCCTGAGAACGCACCACGCCATACAAGTAGCGAGGCCGCTCCACCGGCTCCTCCGGCGCTCGCGAGGGCGCCTGGCGCGGCTCCGCCACCGGCGCGCGCTTGGGACTGGCGCGCGTGGGAACGGTCCGCTTGCCCGACCTGCTCACGGGCGTCTTGGTGCGGGAGGACCTGGGCATGCGCACGCTCCTAGCGGGCCTCGGCGCCTCCCCGGAGCGCGAGGATGCGGCGCACCTCCGCCACCAACTCGTCCGGCAGGCACGGCTTGGTGACGAACGAGTCGCACCCCGCCCCCTTCGCCTCGTCCGACTGGCCCGTCATCGCATGGCCCGTGAGCGCGACCACGGGGATGGCGCGGGTGCGGGCGTCGTTCTTCAAGCGCCGGGTCGCCTCCCACCCGTCGATGATGGGCAGCGACAGGTCCATCAGGATGATGTCCGGCGTCAACGCGAACGCCTGGTCCAGCGCCTCCTGGCCGTTCCTCGCCTGCGCCACGCGGAACCCGGAGAACTCCAGGTACTCCGCGTACATCTCTCGCGCGTCGTCATAGTCGTCGACGACGAGCACGAGCGGCTTGAGCGTCGGGGAGGAGTTCGTCATGTCCGCCTCGTGCGTCGTGGGAAATGCAAGGTGAAGATCGACCCCTGTCCCGGGGTGCTCTGGAGGGAGACGCGGCCCCCCAGCATAGTGGCCAGTCGACGGCAGATGGACAGCCCCAGGCCGGTGCCTCCATAGGCGCGAGTCGGAGAACTGTCCACCTGTTGGAAGTCCTCGAAGATCTTCTCCTGATACGCCGGGTCGACGCCAATCCCCGTGTCCGTCACGGAGATGGACATCGTCGACGTGGCCGGGGCGTACTCCGCCGTCACCTTCACCTCGCCCTCATGCGTGAACTTCAGCGCATTGGACAGGAGGTTGAGGACGACCTGCTTGACCTTCTGCCGGTCGCCATGCACCTGCGGCAGCCTGGGCGCCAGGTGGGTGCTCACCGCCAGCTTGCTGCGCACGATGATGGGGTCCATCTCCGCCATCACCTCCTGGAGCAGCTCCGGAATCCGGAAGTCCGACAGGTTCAGGGGCATCCGCCCCGCCTCGATGCGGGTGATGTCCAGGATTTCGTTGATGACCTCCAGGAGGTGTCGCCCGTTGGAGTCGATGCGGGTGAGGTTGCGCTTCTGCGCCGGGCTCAGCTCTCCGGACACGCCCTGCAGGAGCATGTTGGTGTAGCCGAGGATGGCGTTGAGCGGCGTGCGGAACTCGTGGGACATGTTGGCCAGGAACTGCGACTTGGCCGCGCTGGCCTGCTCCAGCTGGATGGCCTGCCGGCGCAGCTTCTCGTTCTGTTCGGCCAGCTCCGCGGTGGCCACCTGCACCCGCGCCTCCAGCAGCGTGGAGACCTCCCGCAGCCGCTCCAACAGGCGCGCCTTCTCCAGCGCCTCGCTCCGGTCGTGGAAGAGGGTGACGATGCCCGTCAGCTCGCCGCCATCCCCCATCACCTTGCTGGCCACGGCCTCCATGGGACGCGTCGCGCCGGTGGCCGGGTCCACCAGGCCCAGTTGTCCTCGCCAGCGCAGGCTGCCCTCCGCGCCGAGCAGGTTGGCGAGGAACGAGGAGAACGTCGCGTGGTTGGAGCGCACCCGCCGCTGCGCCGCGCGGCCCGCGTCCGGGGGCGGCGTGAAGAGCTTCTCCGCCGGGTCGTTCATCATCACCGTGCCGCCGGAAGGCGCGGACAGGATGATGGGGTCGGCCACCGAGTCGAGCACCCGGTCCAGCCGGTGGCGCTCGCTGCGGGCCTCGCGCTCCGTGGCGCGCAGCCGCCGGTAGCTCTCCCCGAGCGCCTGCGTCGCGCGGCCCAGGTCCGTCACGTTGCGCAGCACGCTCACCATGGCCTCGCGCCCGTCCGGCTCGTACACCCGCTGGGTGACGAGCTCGAAGAGCAGGTCCATGCCCTCCACCGGGTCCACCAGCGGCACCTCGCGCCGGCTGGGGCCCGGCACACGCCCGGCGGCGGTGCTGGAGAGCACCGCCGCGAAGACGCGCTGGTTGAGCTTCACCGCGCGGCGCCGCCCCTCGCTCGCCTCGGGGCCGGCCACCAGGAGCGCCTCCGCGCGCGCGTTGGCCAGGTGGGGACGGCCCTCCAGGTCCGTCAGGAGCACGGGGTCCACCACCGCGTCGATGATGCGGCGGAACAGGCCGCTGCCGCCAGGACCCAGCGGCCCCGCCGCCTGACGCGCCAGGAAGGGACCGGCGTGGCTGGCCACCCAGGAGACCTCGGCGGGCAGGGCGGGGCCGCTCGCCCAGACCAGCAACAGCCCCACCGGCGGCGAGCCCGCACGCCCCAGCGGCACGGTGAACACGCCGCCCGCCGCGCCCACCCGCGGCAGCGCCGCGCGAGGGCCCGAGACGAAGCGAGGCTCCTGCTGCCCCAGGGCCTCCACCAAGGGGTGGCGCGGGTCCTCGGTCCGCGCCTCCAGCTCCATGCACTGGGTCTGCGTCAGCCCGTGGGCCGCGAGGCAGACGAGCCTTCCGCCCGGCTCCTCGCGTGCCACGCACGCGGCGGCGGCG
It contains:
- a CDS encoding GvpL/GvpF family gas vesicle protein, which translates into the protein MPRSSRTKTPVSRSGKRTVPTRASPKRAPVAEPRQAPSRAPEEPVERPRYLYGVVRSQGGLDFGSIGLGMPPADVRAVHEGGLAALVSDAPGLRVGPTRANLLAHQRATEVVLREHTVLPVAFGTVLPSEAQVRALLRAARDALLGALEALEGKVELGLKVLHHREHLARRMEGEDAALKRREGESEHEHERRVGSAVETRASLDMAALMEGLRSLSVASRTASPVGERMLLNAAFLVMRERVQDFEAKVRMLAARSDLYAFRFTGPWAPYSFVDVRLGLDAGTAA
- a CDS encoding response regulator, whose protein sequence is MTNSSPTLKPLVLVVDDYDDAREMYAEYLEFSGFRVAQARNGQEALDQAFALTPDIILMDLSLPIIDGWEATRRLKNDARTRAIPVVALTGHAMTGQSDEAKGAGCDSFVTKPCLPDELVAEVRRILALRGGAEAR
- a CDS encoding PAS domain-containing sensor histidine kinase; the protein is MASFAPLAPSPPTTADARLALTEQLLACDAARPCAEAVVAWLTHHARAAAAACVAREEPGGRLVCLAAHGLTQTQCMELEARTEDPRHPLVEALGQQEPRFVSGPRAALPRVGAAGGVFTVPLGRAGSPPVGLLLVWASGPALPAEVSWVASHAGPFLARQAAGPLGPGGSGLFRRIIDAVVDPVLLTDLEGRPHLANARAEALLVAGPEASEGRRRAVKLNQRVFAAVLSSTAAGRVPGPSRREVPLVDPVEGMDLLFELVTQRVYEPDGREAMVSVLRNVTDLGRATQALGESYRRLRATEREARSERHRLDRVLDSVADPIILSAPSGGTVMMNDPAEKLFTPPPDAGRAAQRRVRSNHATFSSFLANLLGAEGSLRWRGQLGLVDPATGATRPMEAVASKVMGDGGELTGIVTLFHDRSEALEKARLLERLREVSTLLEARVQVATAELAEQNEKLRRQAIQLEQASAAKSQFLANMSHEFRTPLNAILGYTNMLLQGVSGELSPAQKRNLTRIDSNGRHLLEVINEILDITRIEAGRMPLNLSDFRIPELLQEVMAEMDPIIVRSKLAVSTHLAPRLPQVHGDRQKVKQVVLNLLSNALKFTHEGEVKVTAEYAPATSTMSISVTDTGIGVDPAYQEKIFEDFQQVDSSPTRAYGGTGLGLSICRRLATMLGGRVSLQSTPGQGSIFTLHFPRRTRRT